Sequence from the Cytophagia bacterium CHB2 genome:
GCGTCATGCGGGACGTGCCGGCGAACTCGCATTTCCATTTCGACTTTCTCGGTTCGATGAAATTGCTGGAACAGGTTTTTGGCGACGACGAGTTTAAAAATTGGGGAAGCAACAATTACGCAACGTACTTGCTCTTTCCAAAGAATTATCAAGTAGAAAATTTTAAACAGGCCATTCCTGAGTTCATCGGCCGTCACCATCCCGACGGCAAGGAGGCCATCCCCAAAACGACGTTGCACTTGCAGCGGCTGACCGACATCCATCTGTACTCGCATCTCGACTCCGAGATCGAGGCGAACGGCAATATCGTGTACGTTTACATTTTCTCCGCCATCGCCTTTTTCCTGTTGTTGATTGCGTGCATCAACTTCATGAATCTGGCGACGGCGCGCTCCGCCAATCGCGCCAAAGAAGTTGGTTTGCGCAAAGTGGTCGGCGCGGAACGGCAGCAATTGATCCGGCAGTTTCTTGGCGAAACCATTGTCATGGCGCTGATTGCCTTGTTGTTGGCAGTGGTGCTGGTTGAAGTGGTATTGCCCAAATTCAACACCTTTACAGGAAAGGAATTGGCGCTGCGTTCGCAAAGCATGCTTTTCATTTTAGCGAGCCTGCTCGGCGTGACGCTTTTTGTCGGCATCATTGCCGGCAGTTATCCTGCTTTCTTTTTGTCGCACTTTCAGCCGGTCGCCGTTCTCAAAGGGCAGAAAATTGGCTCGACGCGCTCGCGCTTTCGCAGCATACTCGTCGTTTTTCAATTCGCGATTTCGATTATTCTGATTGTCGGCATGGGCATAGTTTATAATCAACTCGAATACTGCCGCAATAAAAATTTGGGCTTGAATAAAGAACACGTTGTCGTGCTGCCTGCGGATCAAAATATTGTGCAGCGTTATCCCGACATTCGCAATCAGCTTTTGCAGTATCCGCACATTGCCGGGGTCTCGGCTTCGAAGCGCGTGCCTTCGGGGCGCTTGCTCGACTCGTCGGGAGGCAGTGTAATTGACGGCGAGAAGAGTGAGCCGCTGAATTTTCGCATTGCCAATGTGCGCGTCGATCACAGTTTCATCGACACCTACGGCATGCAAATGGCCGCGGGCCGCAATTTCTCCATAGAATTTCCCACCGACTCCACCGAAGCTTTTATTTTGAACGAAACCGCGGTGAAGAAAATCGGCTGGCCTTCGCCGGAGGCCGCAATCGGCAAGCCTTTCCAATATGGCAATCGCCGCGGGCGCATCATCGGCGTGGTCAAGGATTTTCATTATGAATCGCTGCACCAGCCGATCACGCCGATCATATTGCTTATCGCTCCACAAAGCTTCAACAGTGTCTCCGTCAAAATTCGCGCGGCCCAACCGGCAGACATCGCGACAACGCTGGAATTTCTCAAACAAAAATGGCAGGAATTCCGTCCGAATTTTCCGTTTCAATATTCTTTCATTGACGAACGCTACGAGCAGCTTTATCAGAGCGAGCATCGTCTCGGGGAAATTTTCGGCACGTTTTCGTTGCTGGCGGTTTTTATCGCATGCCTCGGCCTATTCGGACTCGCTTCCTACACGGCGGAGCAGCGCACGAAGGAGATCGGCGTGCGCAAAGTGCTCGGCGCCTCGTTGGGCAACATCGTTTTGTTGCTTTCCAAGGATTTTGCGCGGCTGGTCGCCGTGGCTACGTTGTTTTCCTGGCCCATAGCCTATTACGCCATGAGCCTCTGGTTGCAGGAGTTCGCCTATCGGATCGATATCAATAACCAAAGCCTGACGTTCTTGCTGGCAGCATTGCTCGCTTTTGGTATTGCATTGATCACCGTCAGCTTTCAGTCGATCAAAGCGGCAATGACGAATCCGGTGGAAGCGCTGCGATATGAATGATTGCGGAATGTGGATTTCGGATTGCGGCACTGCATGTAATTAATTAACCGTCCGCAATCCCAAATCCGAAAATGGAGAATTCATGTTCAGGAACTATCTCAAACTCGCGATCAGAAATCTACTCAAGCACAAAGCGTATTCCTTCATTAATATTGCGGGACTCGCGCTCGGCATGGCGTGCTGCATTTTGATTTTGCTTTATGTACAAGATGAGTTGAGTTACGACAAATTTCATCGCGACGCGGATCGCATCTTTCGCGTGGCTATGACGATTGACACGCGCGGGGTGCCCACTTCGTTTGCGCCGACAATGGGGCCGTTGGCTGCCGCGCTCGTAAACGACTATCCGGAAATCACCGAGGTCGTGCAGGTTTTGCCGGCCAGAACGGTGCAAGTGAGTCCGGCGCCCGATCAGCATTATTATGAAGAACGCGCGTATCTCGCTGACTCCAGTTTCTTTCGCATTTTCTCTTTTCCACTTTTGCACGGCGATCCGGCGCAAGCGCTGGCGCAAGGCAATGCGGTGGTGATCACGCGCGCAAAGGCGCTGAAATATTTCGGCCAAGAAAATGCTTTGGGAAAGCGTCTCGAAGTCAACGGCACGAGTTATTTGGTTACCGGCGTGATGAAGGACATTCCGTCCAACAGCCACTTCAAGCCCGAAGTCGTCAGTTCATTAGCGCTCTTGCGCGGCCAGGGTTTTATGCAAAACTGGCATGCGAACATGC
This genomic interval carries:
- a CDS encoding FtsX-like permease family protein, which produces MLKNYLKIALRNLLRHKGYSLINILGLAVGMASCILILLYVHDELSYDKYHEKADQIYRVTREWFNSDGSSSLHLGHVAPPIGPLLKNDFPDILQMARINSGGNPLLRHGDKVFQEERFYFADPNIFEIFTLPLLKGDPQNALADPNGVVLTPAMARKYFGDEEPLGQVLNIDSRADLKVTGVMRDVPANSHFHFDFLGSMKLLEQVFGDDEFKNWGSNNYATYLLFPKNYQVENFKQAIPEFIGRHHPDGKEAIPKTTLHLQRLTDIHLYSHLDSEIEANGNIVYVYIFSAIAFFLLLIACINFMNLATARSANRAKEVGLRKVVGAERQQLIRQFLGETIVMALIALLLAVVLVEVVLPKFNTFTGKELALRSQSMLFILASLLGVTLFVGIIAGSYPAFFLSHFQPVAVLKGQKIGSTRSRFRSILVVFQFAISIILIVGMGIVYNQLEYCRNKNLGLNKEHVVVLPADQNIVQRYPDIRNQLLQYPHIAGVSASKRVPSGRLLDSSGGSVIDGEKSEPLNFRIANVRVDHSFIDTYGMQMAAGRNFSIEFPTDSTEAFILNETAVKKIGWPSPEAAIGKPFQYGNRRGRIIGVVKDFHYESLHQPITPIILLIAPQSFNSVSVKIRAAQPADIATTLEFLKQKWQEFRPNFPFQYSFIDERYEQLYQSEHRLGEIFGTFSLLAVFIACLGLFGLASYTAEQRTKEIGVRKVLGASLGNIVLLLSKDFARLVAVATLFSWPIAYYAMSLWLQEFAYRIDINNQSLTFLLAALLAFGIALITVSFQSIKAAMTNPVEALRYE